Proteins co-encoded in one Sphingomonas carotinifaciens genomic window:
- a CDS encoding TonB-dependent siderophore receptor produces the protein MKTSLVAVAVMTCVQQVDAQTVTRYEFDVPRGPRDEVVREIARIGGSIVSLSHPDAPGLSEATGRIKGNFTLAEALEKALAGSEWYVAAAGNDQVRIARTGENSSDIIVTAFRGKLRKEDSSLLTRSDTPLKQTPGTVVSVSQAVLASQNVTSLEEALRNLPGISFTPGPPFLLSSRAGVTNGTSFTNGLRNASRAGPSPVVDAAAIEVLKGPSSVLSGTAVAGGLLNIVPKLATGVSPDEISIGGGTYGYVRGSADVGGAISEEDRLYWRFVGLSEFARQKNQGGDEPSTKSGTFLLGYRNDGWKIDSITQYYNTRSPFSRRYVNDTSQDRIIDVDDYFSRDTYYQNESIAQQLQLERNLVAGNNFELRMRARGRYQRANESFTNINCLFGCIGDVPVLVTAYRGKSDQYSGSADFYAKLVTGRLEQQLIVAFDYAGAKGTNFDVSDFGFGLPAPSPLAIPTASTPGVLLSQSRRRDYGVVVQDQINWGRFHALLSLRQTWFHERLTNDDPLLVPVETNVSKLLPTGGVVFDATKWASIYYSYQKGITPPQQFARQANGDLLPPAITTGHEVGAKFELFNSRMSITANYFRSTTSNQPLPNPANPLIFIPVEGRQVDGFELAQVGRITPTLFLQSGFVYTRPKTEVSRIGQPKYVANAWLLKTVGLGDKRSLDLGFGANYQSKAGILFDDFITGARSYPRVAVDYLRFDAAIGITSGPLKLNLTVDNIFDRLNLYNPSVADSLARAPGRDVRLVLTLALPGAR, from the coding sequence ATGAAAACATCTCTTGTGGCTGTCGCCGTCATGACGTGCGTGCAGCAAGTCGACGCGCAAACCGTTACGCGGTACGAGTTCGATGTACCGCGGGGTCCACGCGACGAAGTCGTGCGTGAAATCGCCCGGATTGGCGGCTCGATCGTCTCGCTCTCGCACCCGGATGCACCGGGTCTCTCGGAAGCGACCGGTCGGATCAAAGGCAATTTCACGCTCGCCGAAGCGTTGGAGAAGGCGCTTGCAGGGTCAGAGTGGTATGTGGCGGCGGCGGGCAACGACCAAGTCCGCATCGCACGCACTGGTGAGAACTCGTCCGACATCATTGTCACGGCCTTCCGGGGCAAGTTGCGCAAGGAGGATTCCAGCCTGCTGACGCGCTCCGACACCCCCCTCAAGCAAACGCCGGGTACGGTGGTGTCGGTCAGCCAAGCGGTGCTGGCATCGCAGAACGTGACGTCGCTGGAGGAAGCGCTGCGCAACCTGCCCGGCATCAGCTTCACGCCAGGGCCGCCATTCCTGCTTTCCTCCCGCGCAGGCGTCACGAACGGAACGTCGTTCACCAACGGACTACGCAACGCCAGCCGGGCCGGGCCATCGCCGGTGGTGGACGCTGCCGCGATCGAGGTCCTGAAGGGCCCGTCATCGGTGCTGAGCGGCACGGCCGTTGCGGGTGGCTTGCTCAACATCGTACCCAAGCTGGCGACGGGTGTGTCGCCCGATGAAATCAGCATCGGTGGCGGCACCTACGGCTATGTACGCGGCAGCGCCGACGTCGGTGGCGCGATCTCCGAGGAAGATCGGCTATATTGGCGTTTTGTCGGCCTGTCGGAATTCGCGCGGCAGAAAAATCAGGGCGGCGATGAGCCGTCGACGAAATCCGGGACGTTCCTGCTCGGTTACCGAAACGATGGGTGGAAGATCGATTCCATCACGCAATACTACAACACTCGGTCACCTTTCTCGCGGCGTTACGTCAACGATACCTCGCAGGACAGGATCATTGACGTCGACGATTATTTTAGCCGCGACACATATTATCAGAACGAGTCGATCGCTCAGCAGCTTCAGCTCGAGAGAAATCTGGTAGCCGGCAACAATTTTGAATTGCGTATGCGCGCACGCGGACGCTATCAAAGGGCCAACGAGAGTTTTACCAATATCAATTGCCTGTTCGGTTGTATCGGTGATGTTCCGGTGCTGGTTACGGCTTATCGCGGCAAGTCGGATCAATATAGCGGATCGGCCGATTTTTACGCGAAGCTCGTTACCGGACGTCTTGAGCAGCAACTTATCGTGGCATTCGACTATGCCGGAGCTAAGGGGACGAACTTCGACGTTTCCGACTTTGGGTTCGGCCTGCCCGCGCCCTCGCCACTGGCGATACCGACCGCGTCGACTCCTGGCGTCCTGCTCTCGCAGAGTCGCCGCCGCGACTATGGTGTTGTCGTGCAGGACCAGATCAACTGGGGCCGCTTCCACGCGCTCCTGAGCCTGCGGCAGACCTGGTTCCACGAGCGGCTTACGAACGACGATCCCCTGCTTGTTCCCGTCGAAACGAATGTATCCAAGCTCCTGCCAACAGGCGGCGTGGTCTTCGACGCTACCAAATGGGCATCAATCTATTACAGCTACCAGAAGGGGATCACGCCGCCGCAGCAGTTCGCGCGTCAAGCCAATGGCGACCTGTTGCCGCCGGCCATCACGACGGGTCATGAAGTGGGCGCAAAGTTCGAGCTGTTCAACAGCCGAATGTCGATCACTGCCAATTACTTCCGATCTACCACGAGCAACCAGCCACTTCCAAATCCCGCAAATCCGCTGATCTTCATCCCCGTCGAAGGCCGGCAGGTTGACGGTTTCGAACTGGCGCAGGTCGGTCGGATTACGCCAACGCTCTTCCTACAGAGCGGCTTCGTCTACACCCGGCCGAAGACCGAGGTGTCGCGGATCGGTCAGCCCAAATATGTTGCCAATGCCTGGCTCCTCAAGACCGTGGGCCTCGGCGACAAGCGGTCGCTCGATCTCGGCTTCGGTGCGAATTACCAAAGCAAGGCCGGCATTCTGTTCGACGATTTCATAACCGGCGCGCGAAGCTATCCCCGGGTCGCGGTCGATTATCTGCGGTTCGATGCCGCGATCGGAATTACCTCAGGGCCGCTCAAGCTGAACCTGACGGTCGACAACATCTTCGACCGCCTGAACCTCTACAATCCCTCAGTCGCCGACAGCCTCGCCCGAGCCCCAGGACGGGATGTGCGTCTGGTGCTCACTCTCGCTTTGCCTGGAGCTCGTTAA
- a CDS encoding response regulator transcription factor yields the protein MQHILLIDDDAELSHMLAEYLVPEGFNVATAVDGESGLTLALSGRFAAVVLDIMMPGMTGIETLRRIRLSSDIPVIMLTARGDHFDRIIGLEVGADDYVAKPYHPRELVARLRAVFRRVEPHRSRGQARLPELAAGQLTLASDRREASWGDTSLDLTATEFNMLAMLLAAETAVLTKDDLSLTVLGRERQPYDRSVDVHISNLRLKLKRSSRGEADIETIRGVGYRLAIAR from the coding sequence ATGCAACACATCCTCCTGATCGACGACGACGCTGAATTGAGCCACATGCTAGCCGAATACCTTGTTCCGGAAGGATTCAATGTCGCGACAGCGGTAGACGGTGAAAGTGGCCTGACGCTTGCGTTGTCCGGACGCTTTGCCGCGGTCGTTCTTGACATCATGATGCCTGGCATGACCGGGATCGAGACGCTTCGCCGTATTCGGCTATCCAGTGACATACCGGTGATCATGCTGACTGCGCGGGGGGACCATTTCGACCGCATCATTGGGCTAGAGGTCGGTGCCGACGATTATGTCGCGAAACCCTATCATCCACGCGAACTCGTCGCCCGCCTGCGCGCCGTCTTCCGCCGCGTAGAGCCGCACCGGTCGCGGGGTCAGGCAAGGTTGCCGGAACTCGCCGCTGGGCAACTGACGCTGGCGTCCGACAGGCGAGAAGCATCATGGGGCGACACTAGCCTTGACCTCACGGCTACCGAATTCAACATGCTCGCCATGCTGCTTGCCGCTGAAACCGCGGTTCTGACCAAGGACGATCTTTCGCTGACCGTTCTCGGTCGCGAGCGCCAACCCTATGATCGAAGTGTCGACGTCCACATCAGCAATCTCCGCTTGAAGCTGAAGCGTTCGAGCAGAGGCGAAGCGGATATCGAAACCATCCGGGGCGTTGGGTACCGTCTAGCAATCGCCCGATGA
- a CDS encoding TonB-dependent receptor plug domain-containing protein has protein sequence MLAVVAVMSSISPAFGQSADQEASQTTTEDQDEAANTRSAIISGRTGSSGSGTDIIVTGTRIQRPNNKSAAPIVTVTANDIQAQGATTIEEVLNRLPQVQQNSEQNFSDSTGRQRIKLRTLGYERTLSLIDGLRFGLPNTIDVGIIPNSLVERIDVLSGGASSVYGSDAVAGVVNFILKKNFEGIRADAQYSFFNHNNRENAITDAARRANLSVPLGMTNDGGRSDVSVAAGVNLFDKRVNITGFVNYRHSDFLRIGDRSHAVCEVTQPTNTSPLSCNPSTFLAAGVIIPRTGPRANQTLVNDPSGSGRLVPYGSVPGTSGSPYDDWAFQREFNRINVGGFLTAKLAEDMELYGNGLYYRDRSSSPILNRFLASVQLAPGTPYQIGCNNPFLSASQAADLGCPSLGSSTIVPLDVRYRFDGIGPLQIRSVNQQYRFVAGIRGRTEDGIWSYDLAGMLSQGKINTNFGTPVSDRLRNERSIDVVSVNGVPTCRSVVNGTDPSCIPFNPFIPYNNNRAAYDYIYGNTAAPNQVTDSRMRQVVGTISGDLTNFGIKSPWADQGVAVALGIEYRDELLDVNGNDTFNAQQQSTNGRFTQNILESNIEVQLPIADQRPWADQLQINGGYRISRYNRLEGYFNTWKVEGIWGPIRDITFRGSINRAQRAPDVGSAQGAANIFFNQGFYNDPCASRVNPANTGGPRLAPEATLAQCRNTGLPDNLYGSDTLDCAGACTVRNGGFNLVPETAYTKTFGVVLRPSFVPGLTISIDRFLIDLQDQLIFLQPQNLIEQCLRTGNDFFCRGIVRNPGTFTLNSAPEGEPAAGWVVRGSSNGFKEQSYGWDFQGQYNLGLGSAGRLDFGFNGTLTTRVGAQEAPTVTPRNCVGYYGRTCGESLPRWAHQLRTTWSSPDRVASVSVNWRHRGPMPLDVYAPTDTGIPAASPNARRDQYPQIGSFNWFDLGFTFDVSKQMTFRLTANNILDRDPPIVPDSRSVIGLLRSNSIMGYDLLGRQIVASVSLRM, from the coding sequence GTGCTCGCAGTTGTCGCGGTTATGAGCAGTATTTCGCCAGCTTTTGGACAGAGCGCCGATCAGGAAGCTTCGCAGACTACGACAGAAGACCAGGATGAGGCTGCGAACACACGCAGCGCCATTATCTCAGGTCGCACCGGTTCATCCGGCAGTGGCACAGATATCATCGTGACGGGGACGCGTATTCAGCGCCCGAACAACAAGTCCGCCGCTCCGATCGTTACGGTCACCGCCAATGATATCCAGGCTCAGGGCGCGACCACAATTGAGGAAGTGCTGAACCGACTGCCGCAGGTGCAGCAAAATTCCGAACAAAATTTCAGCGATTCCACCGGCCGTCAACGTATCAAGTTGCGCACGCTGGGCTACGAGCGAACGCTCAGTCTTATCGACGGTTTGCGCTTTGGTCTGCCGAACACGATTGATGTCGGCATCATCCCAAACTCCCTGGTCGAGCGGATCGACGTACTAAGCGGTGGTGCTTCGTCGGTCTATGGATCGGATGCCGTTGCCGGCGTGGTAAACTTCATTCTGAAGAAGAATTTCGAAGGTATCCGCGCGGATGCGCAGTACAGCTTCTTCAACCATAACAATCGTGAAAACGCGATTACGGACGCAGCGCGGCGCGCCAATCTGTCGGTGCCATTGGGCATGACCAATGACGGAGGACGATCGGACGTTTCCGTAGCGGCCGGCGTTAACCTTTTTGACAAGCGCGTCAATATCACCGGCTTCGTAAACTATCGCCATTCGGACTTTTTGCGGATTGGCGATCGTTCGCATGCAGTTTGTGAAGTCACGCAGCCGACCAACACGTCGCCGCTGTCCTGTAATCCATCGACCTTCCTCGCTGCCGGCGTGATCATTCCCCGTACCGGTCCGCGCGCGAACCAAACCCTCGTCAACGATCCCAGCGGTAGCGGTCGGCTCGTTCCCTATGGTTCCGTTCCTGGCACTTCGGGGAGCCCCTATGACGATTGGGCATTCCAGCGCGAGTTCAACCGCATCAACGTCGGGGGCTTCCTGACCGCGAAGCTGGCAGAGGATATGGAACTCTACGGAAACGGTCTCTACTATCGCGATCGGTCGAGTAGCCCAATCCTCAACCGTTTCCTGGCGTCCGTTCAATTGGCCCCAGGCACGCCGTATCAGATCGGTTGCAACAATCCGTTTTTGTCCGCCTCTCAAGCGGCCGACCTTGGTTGCCCCTCGCTTGGAAGTTCGACGATCGTACCTCTGGATGTGCGCTACCGGTTCGATGGCATCGGTCCGCTTCAGATTCGCTCGGTGAACCAGCAATATCGCTTTGTCGCCGGGATCCGTGGGCGCACGGAGGATGGAATCTGGTCGTACGACCTTGCTGGCATGTTGTCGCAAGGCAAGATCAACACGAACTTCGGAACACCTGTTTCGGATCGTCTCCGCAACGAGCGCTCGATAGACGTGGTAAGTGTTAACGGCGTGCCGACCTGCCGCTCGGTCGTCAACGGCACTGATCCATCCTGCATACCGTTCAACCCCTTCATCCCGTACAACAATAACCGTGCTGCGTACGACTACATCTACGGTAATACCGCCGCACCGAATCAGGTCACGGACTCACGGATGCGGCAGGTCGTGGGCACGATCAGCGGAGATCTTACCAATTTTGGCATCAAGTCGCCATGGGCCGATCAAGGCGTCGCTGTCGCACTAGGAATCGAATACCGTGATGAGTTGCTTGACGTAAATGGCAACGACACCTTCAATGCGCAGCAGCAGTCAACCAATGGTCGATTCACTCAGAATATCCTCGAGTCGAACATTGAGGTGCAGTTGCCAATCGCGGATCAGCGTCCTTGGGCTGATCAGCTTCAGATCAATGGCGGCTATCGCATATCCAGATATAATCGCCTGGAAGGCTATTTTAATACATGGAAGGTAGAAGGGATATGGGGGCCGATCCGCGACATCACTTTCCGAGGTTCTATCAATAGGGCTCAACGTGCACCTGATGTCGGTTCCGCCCAAGGGGCTGCCAACATCTTCTTCAATCAAGGCTTCTATAATGATCCATGTGCATCGCGGGTGAATCCGGCGAATACCGGTGGCCCTCGTCTTGCGCCGGAGGCGACCCTTGCACAATGCCGCAACACTGGCTTGCCTGATAACTTGTATGGCAGCGACACACTCGATTGTGCCGGAGCCTGCACAGTGCGTAATGGCGGCTTCAACCTCGTACCGGAAACCGCCTATACCAAGACGTTCGGTGTTGTGCTGCGCCCAAGCTTTGTTCCTGGCCTCACCATATCGATCGATCGCTTTCTGATCGATCTTCAGGATCAATTGATTTTCCTGCAGCCACAAAACCTTATCGAACAGTGCCTCAGAACAGGAAACGACTTCTTTTGTCGTGGCATCGTGCGCAACCCCGGCACATTTACGCTGAATAGCGCGCCGGAAGGTGAACCGGCAGCTGGATGGGTAGTCCGTGGATCTTCAAACGGGTTCAAGGAGCAATCCTATGGCTGGGACTTCCAGGGCCAGTACAATCTTGGTCTAGGGTCGGCTGGCCGCCTCGATTTCGGCTTCAACGGTACGCTCACTACCCGGGTGGGTGCACAAGAAGCCCCGACTGTCACGCCGCGCAACTGCGTAGGCTATTACGGTCGAACCTGCGGTGAAAGCCTGCCACGCTGGGCGCATCAATTGCGTACGACGTGGAGTTCGCCTGATCGAGTGGCCAGCGTCTCGGTCAATTGGCGTCATCGTGGTCCGATGCCCCTTGATGTCTACGCACCTACCGATACTGGCATTCCTGCTGCATCTCCGAACGCACGCCGTGATCAATATCCCCAGATCGGATCATTCAACTGGTTTGATCTTGGCTTCACGTTCGACGTCAGCAAGCAGATGACATTCCGACTGACTGCGAACAATATCCTCGATCGTGACCCGCCAATTGTACCTGATAGCCGTTCGGTCATCGGCCTGCTGCGATCGAATAGCATCATGGGCTACGATCTTCTCGGCCGGCAGATCGTTGCGAGCGTGTCGTTGCGGATGTAG
- a CDS encoding GH92 family glycosyl hydrolase — protein sequence MRFRASALRAAASSTIAVSLILPVTLPAQKRHDRVADAVAVDLANPLIGTASSYELSYGNTYPAVAVPFGMNFWSPVTGKMGNGWSYTYDAHKLSGIKQTHQPSPWMNDYAAFEIMAMTGPLRLKQQDRASWFSHKAESAKAYAYQVYFADYDVTAEVTPTARAAQFRFTFPDSDDAHILLDAYDEGSMVSVDARRRRITGYVRNNSGGVPVNFRNWFVLEFDRPFTISRTWDENWQLRDGGTKAGATSEGTHVGAVVSFKTRKGEQVGIKVASSFISLEQAERNLATEIGADSYDRTRAKAKATWEREFARVQVSDPDLDNRRTFYSAFYRMMLFPRMFHEIDARGGQIHYSPYDGKVHPGPMFTDNGFWDTWRAVFPFFALMYPELDGQIMQGLVNTYKEGGWLPEWASPGYRNVMIGSNSANIIADAYLNGVRGFDVETLYEAMVKNATTSQGRPKDDRGHTLTAVGREGVEYYNRLGYVPYDAGINENAARTLEYATADFSLSRLAAALGKTQDAKKYATQAQNYRKLYDASSGWMRGRNQDGSWATPFNPFKWGDAFTEGNALHYSWSVMQDVQGLADLMGGREKFVQKLDSIFTMPPLFDDSYYGQTIHEIREMQIVDMGQYAHGNQPIQHMIYLYDWVGAPWKAQYHVREVMRRLYSSAPDGYPGDEDNGQTSAWYVFSAMGFYPVAPTMGEYAIGSPLFRSMRLVMPNGKTLTIEAENNAPKNVYIQSVTFNDRAYDKTFLTREALQAGGTLRFVMGPTPSHWGASPSAVPFSMSAPR from the coding sequence ATGAGGTTTAGGGCGAGCGCGCTACGTGCAGCAGCGTCATCGACGATCGCGGTGTCTCTCATTCTTCCCGTAACACTACCGGCACAAAAGAGGCATGATAGGGTCGCGGACGCGGTAGCGGTTGATCTCGCCAATCCGCTAATAGGCACCGCCTCCAGCTACGAGCTGTCCTACGGCAACACCTATCCGGCGGTAGCAGTGCCTTTCGGGATGAACTTCTGGAGTCCTGTTACGGGCAAGATGGGAAATGGCTGGAGCTATACCTATGACGCTCACAAGCTGAGCGGCATTAAGCAGACGCACCAGCCAAGCCCGTGGATGAACGACTATGCCGCGTTCGAGATCATGGCGATGACCGGACCGCTCCGCCTCAAGCAGCAGGATCGTGCATCTTGGTTCAGCCACAAGGCCGAATCCGCTAAGGCTTACGCCTATCAGGTCTATTTCGCCGACTATGATGTGACCGCGGAGGTGACGCCGACCGCACGCGCGGCGCAGTTCCGCTTTACCTTTCCCGACAGCGATGACGCGCATATCTTGCTCGATGCCTATGACGAAGGTTCGATGGTCAGCGTCGATGCACGCCGCCGACGGATCACAGGCTATGTCCGCAACAACTCTGGAGGCGTGCCAGTAAACTTCCGCAACTGGTTCGTGCTCGAATTCGATCGTCCCTTTACTATCAGTCGGACCTGGGACGAGAATTGGCAGCTCCGTGACGGCGGGACGAAGGCGGGTGCGACCAGCGAAGGCACACATGTCGGCGCCGTCGTCAGCTTCAAGACCAGAAAGGGCGAGCAGGTCGGCATCAAGGTCGCTTCCTCCTTCATCAGCCTGGAACAGGCAGAGCGCAATCTGGCAACCGAGATTGGCGCCGATAGCTATGATCGCACAAGAGCCAAGGCGAAGGCGACGTGGGAGCGTGAGTTCGCCCGTGTTCAGGTCAGCGATCCCGACCTCGACAATCGACGGACCTTCTATTCGGCCTTTTACCGCATGATGCTTTTTCCGCGTATGTTCCATGAAATCGACGCGCGCGGAGGCCAGATTCATTACAGCCCCTATGACGGTAAGGTGCACCCCGGACCGATGTTCACCGACAACGGCTTTTGGGACACATGGCGGGCGGTGTTTCCCTTCTTTGCACTGATGTATCCCGAGCTTGATGGGCAGATCATGCAGGGGCTGGTCAACACCTACAAGGAGGGCGGCTGGCTGCCTGAATGGGCAAGTCCAGGGTATCGTAACGTCATGATCGGGTCGAACTCGGCCAACATCATCGCCGACGCCTACCTCAACGGCGTTCGCGGTTTCGACGTCGAGACGCTGTATGAAGCGATGGTCAAGAACGCGACCACCTCGCAGGGCCGTCCCAAGGACGATCGGGGCCATACCCTGACCGCGGTCGGACGCGAGGGGGTCGAATATTATAACCGTCTGGGCTACGTGCCATATGATGCCGGCATCAACGAGAATGCCGCACGAACACTCGAATACGCCACAGCCGATTTCTCTCTGTCACGCCTCGCTGCCGCGCTCGGCAAGACGCAGGATGCGAAGAAGTACGCCACACAAGCCCAGAACTACCGCAAGCTCTATGACGCCAGCTCAGGCTGGATGCGGGGGCGCAATCAAGACGGCAGCTGGGCGACGCCGTTCAACCCGTTCAAATGGGGCGATGCGTTTACCGAGGGCAATGCGCTTCACTATAGCTGGTCGGTAATGCAGGATGTGCAAGGGCTTGCCGATCTAATGGGCGGACGCGAGAAGTTCGTGCAGAAGCTGGATAGCATCTTTACCATGCCGCCGCTCTTTGACGACAGCTACTATGGCCAGACGATCCATGAGATACGCGAGATGCAGATCGTTGACATGGGGCAATATGCGCACGGCAACCAGCCAATCCAGCACATGATCTATCTCTACGATTGGGTCGGAGCGCCGTGGAAAGCCCAATATCATGTCCGCGAGGTGATGAGGCGCCTCTACTCGTCGGCGCCCGACGGTTATCCAGGCGACGAGGACAACGGCCAGACCAGCGCCTGGTACGTCTTCTCGGCGATGGGCTTCTACCCGGTGGCGCCTACGATGGGAGAGTACGCGATCGGCAGTCCGCTGTTTCGAAGCATGCGGCTCGTCATGCCCAACGGTAAGACCTTGACGATCGAGGCGGAAAACAACGCACCCAAGAATGTCTACATTCAGTCGGTCACTTTCAACGATCGAGCATATGATAAGACGTTCCTGACGCGCGAGGCGCTGCAGGCGGGCGGCACGCTGAGGTTCGTGATGGGACCGACCCCTTCGCATTGGGGGGCATCGCCATCGGCAGTGCCGTTCTCGATGAGCGCCCCCCGTTGA
- a CDS encoding HAMP domain-containing sensor histidine kinase, whose protein sequence is MKHRLFWKIWLSYVVAFVALSAASSIIWFRPPEPAQTAYANFMLGQSILSNVADTVRAEGAASARRKIDAWPAEARKLVSIKPQAPGRQCDPFNVKEDLAVSVEGYCLRYRHPPNRIPLTWWSAITDMFYPPKHLFVDLAVGLAFSMMLANYLARSITRLRLGFEQLALGKLDTRLVPSMGRQRNEIADLARDFDAMASRLQALVELRDRLLHDVSHEVRSPLARMRLAGNLLRRNPSRLEASLDRIEAETDRIDRLVGELLTLARLESGSGHQDTEVFDLAAILQLVIADAAFEAFDRGVGVSVVMPVLGPAGCLTRGSGELIHRAIENILRNALKFSQTNQEVKVVLAEDQGRWMMTIEDQGPGIVNLPIADVLQPFVRGTAGTGYGLGLAIAHRAITACGGSLQIENRQPAGLRVALSFPIYSHEL, encoded by the coding sequence ATGAAGCACCGCCTCTTTTGGAAAATCTGGCTGAGCTATGTGGTCGCCTTCGTTGCCCTGAGCGCTGCGTCGTCAATCATCTGGTTTCGGCCACCCGAGCCGGCCCAAACGGCCTATGCCAATTTCATGCTCGGCCAGAGCATATTGAGCAACGTTGCCGATACGGTTCGCGCCGAAGGCGCGGCTTCCGCACGACGCAAGATCGACGCTTGGCCAGCAGAAGCTCGTAAACTGGTGAGCATCAAACCGCAGGCGCCGGGCCGGCAATGTGACCCATTCAACGTCAAAGAAGACCTGGCGGTCAGCGTGGAGGGATATTGCCTACGGTATCGGCATCCACCGAATCGCATCCCGTTGACTTGGTGGTCGGCCATCACCGACATGTTCTATCCGCCTAAACATCTGTTCGTCGATCTCGCAGTCGGCTTGGCGTTCAGCATGATGCTAGCCAATTATTTGGCGCGGTCGATTACGCGACTGCGACTTGGCTTCGAGCAACTCGCGCTCGGCAAGCTGGACACTCGGCTCGTTCCGTCGATGGGAAGGCAGCGCAACGAAATCGCCGATCTGGCCCGCGATTTCGATGCCATGGCCAGTCGCTTGCAGGCATTGGTCGAACTACGCGATCGGTTGCTGCACGACGTGTCCCACGAAGTACGATCTCCGCTTGCTCGGATGCGCTTGGCCGGCAACCTGCTTCGCCGTAACCCTTCGCGGCTCGAAGCCTCTCTTGACCGGATAGAGGCTGAAACGGACAGGATCGACAGGCTCGTCGGCGAACTCTTGACGCTTGCGAGACTTGAAAGCGGAAGCGGTCATCAAGATACAGAAGTGTTCGACCTCGCGGCTATTCTCCAATTGGTGATAGCCGACGCGGCATTCGAAGCATTTGATCGCGGTGTCGGCGTGAGCGTAGTCATGCCCGTTCTTGGTCCGGCAGGCTGTCTTACGCGCGGCAGCGGCGAGTTGATCCACCGCGCCATAGAGAATATCCTGCGAAATGCCCTAAAATTCTCGCAAACGAACCAAGAGGTGAAAGTTGTTCTTGCGGAAGATCAAGGTCGGTGGATGATGACAATTGAAGATCAGGGACCAGGCATCGTCAATCTGCCTATTGCCGACGTCCTACAACCATTCGTGCGTGGGACCGCTGGGACTGGATATGGGCTGGGTCTCGCTATCGCACACCGTGCGATCACTGCCTGCGGCGGTTCCTTGCAAATCGAGAATCGTCAACCCGCCGGGCTACGCGTCGCGCTTTCGTTTCCGATCTACTCTCACGAACTCTAA